taatcctgcattgagcagggggttggactagatggcctgtatggccccttccaactctataattctgtgattctattattctataacaCGGGTGCATCCTTAAAGAACACCCCAGGAGAAAACCCAGGGCTCCAACTGAATCAGCCCCCAAGGATTGTACACAGGCTGTGGGACATATGTGCTCATTTCAACAGGAGTTGGAAGGAAGAACCAAAAGCCATCCACTGTCCtaacccctcttttcttttcaaagATAAACAAAATCACCTCAGATGATGCTGATTTATACCGTTGCACTGCTGTGAATGAGTATGGAGAAGCCACATGCACCGCTGGCCTTAAGATTATACAGGGTAGGTTGGGCAAGGAAGCATGCTGTGAGGAACTTTGAGCCCACGTTCACCCCCATTGTTAAGGTCTGGTCAGCCGGCTTCCGTTTAAAAAGTACCAAGCACCATTTGGAGTGACAGGAAACCATGTCAAGCCAGTCTTGTGTACTGGAAGAGCTGTGAAAATCTGCATCTGCCCTGGCCAGCTCACCTGGTTACAGTGTTTCCTAAAAGCAATTGATAATTTCCTTTCACTCTTGTGTTGTTAAAAACTTAGTCACTATAGTGCAAACAAGTAGAGTTTGCTTACAGAGATTCCCCACACCCTACTCAATTGATATTTCCACCGTTCCTGTTCAATAAAACATCCCTGGACTAGCTGATTCTGGAATGAACCTACTGTGTAATATATACCAGCATTTTCTATATGCTGTTCTTCTTGAATAAAGGTTTTCCAGTTTTCTGACTTTAGAACCGAATCAATATGTTACATGATAATCTATACCATGTGCTCCAGGGCCTAAATGATTTGACAGAAGCCTGAAACACCAGAAAAAATGATCACTTGGACACTTCATCAGAGGaggggggatgtgtgtgtgtgagtgagggagagaggcagagacagagaatcTGCCTGTCATTCTAAAGGCCGTGGTATAGAAGTGGGATCTGACATAGCTAGGGGCAACTGACCTCAGGAGACAGATACCCAGAAGACATAAGAGAGTGAAGTGAAGCAACTCATAATGTCTTTATTCTAAGTCCCAGGTTGCTTTTACCTCTTTTTGAATGCTGGATGATTAAGAACCATGGAATCTTTAAAATGAATATAAACACAAGGGCAAATTACTTTGGCTTATTCTGAAAATGCAACCAAATTCATATGCTGTTCAGATTTTGGCAAAATGTTTTGGCATGGAGATAGTGACCtgctaatacatctgaaaaaaatTCCTCATTTAGGTACTACTATAGTATTTTTGTCAAAAACTAAGGAAAACTCACATTTATTGGCCGACAAAGGGATTTCCATGAGACTTTAACATTTACATTACATCATTTTAAGAAGAGTTACTTTTTATACTCTGctcttcactacccgaagaagtctcaaagcagctttcaatcatcttcccttcctctctgtacaacagaggtaggtggggctgagagagctctgacagagctgctatgtgagatcagctctaactgaactgttactagcccaaggtcaccctgctggctgcatgtggaggagaaatggtgaatcaaatctggctttccagattagaggctcccgCTCTTAACCCTCTTAATATTATGCTTTCAATGTATTTTGGATCAGAAACATAGATGAGATCCCAGATGACCTAACACAAAAGGAAGAATGTCCTGCCGAACTCTGCATACACACAAACTGTACACTTAATTCCTCTGGATTCTGTGGGGATTGAGCATGTTTAACTTGTAGATTGGAACATCTGTCAATGCTTAGGAAAGGCATTTCTACAGCTATGTTGCTAATTAAAGatctctctctcacccccaccttcttccttccttccctcataACCCCTCAGTTGGTTTTAAGAAGAAAACAAAGGAGGCCCCTTCTGCACAGCAGGGAGGTAAGTGCCTCAGCTACATGGGCCAAATCAACCTATGTGATTTTAGTCTGGCGGCCCAGAAACCAGGGGTTCAGCAGTCACTTGGCAATATGCTGACTGCCCTAAAACTCTTATTGTACTCCAAGCGTTGTAACTCCCATTTTCACTGCATGCCAATTTCTGAAATCTCTTACAGACTTGAAGAAACAGATTCAGGACTTCAGAAAAACACTAAAGAAGCGGTGAGTGATTAGAATGGGTCAATAGACAAGATGTTTTCCTTCTGTGCCAGCAATAAACAAAATAGGCAAAAGCAGCTCTTTCAAGGACAAATCTTCCCTAGCTCTGTTGctcatttttatcctgcttttccttcAGGGAGCTCCGGGCGGAATAGATGATTCTCCCCCTACCTTCTCATAATACAGAATAAAGTTCCACAGGGAATTTACTTGTTAACTCATTAATAACAATCTGCTTCCTTGTACTTCCACCGGATCAGCTTCCATGGAGTTTGTTATCAATATATCAGTAATATGAGTCTTTACGCTATTTTGCTTTGCAGCTACTTAATGtctctttttaataaatgtttaattaatcCAAACAGCAGAAAAGTGCAATCTCTGTTCCCGGTAAGGAGTTCTGATGTGAGTTATATTATTTCCTGAAGCAAAAATCTCATAACTGAAAACTTCTGTCAACTGAATATAACTCTGCCAGGTGCAACTCTGGCTTGATATGATATGCAGCAGATTTTCAGTGGTGAATACTCTAAGCAACGATGTGGTATGGTGtcatgttttaaaataatcaggtggtttaatttaaaaataaagtgaaTGGATTTAGATTCCTATTCCACAAAGGGAGTGGAGTTAGGAAAAGATGTGTCTTGCCATTCCCATGAAATCTGGGCTTCTCTTCTTCTGGCTGCCCCCACAGAGCACCTTCAGCTCTTCCTAAGAAGAAAATGGACATGGAGCAAATCTGGCAATTGTTGCTTAATGCAGATAAGAAAGATTATGAGAAGATCTGCTTGAAGTATGGGGTTGTGGACTTCCGTGGGATGCTGAGAAGGCTTCAGGAgatgaagaaagagagagaagacaaGCAAGCCCAGGTAAGGCCATCTCTGCAGGACCAGAGCCCAGGTAAACCAATCCAAATCTGGGTTCCATGTCTGTGTCAAAACTGTGAACAGGCATGGAGTGAACATTTGCACGGAGCTCTAGAGGTCTCTATTTGAAAGCCATGTCAGTGCCAAAATAGTTGTCCTGCTTGTTGCTTCTGCCGTGAAGATCTGTTGGTGCTTAAAACTGGCCCGCGTCCATGTGGCAGTGCTTCCCTCATTGAGAGGCCCTTAATATTATGGATCTTCTCCTTGTTCTTTACAGTATATCTCCAGTATCACAAACCTGAGGCATGTCAGAGTCAATGAGGAGAAAGGAAATGCTTCATTTGATCTAGAGATGGAACTGAAAAATCCAGAAAGCAGAATTTACCTGTAcaaggtaaaaaacaaaaaaggatcaAGTCAACTGGGAAATGGCTAGGGCACAGTGGTGGAGACCctgcatgcacaaggtcccaggttcagtccctcacATCGCTAGTTGATGCAGCagatgttgggaaagacctggacaGCTGCAGTCACCCAGAGTAGACAGTGTTAAACTATACGAACCTGTAGATTAACttggtataaggcaacttcatacaTTAATGTGAAGTCATGATACATAACAAGGTTCCACGGCTGGATTTGGCAACCATTCTTCCCAGGTAAGATCTTCATCTGTACTTCCACTCACAGAACTGAGGTAGGTAGCAGCCAGTGATGGTTTCCTGTCTGTTGAATGCTGTCCCCCTAAGAAAGTTCCTGTATTCCaatttcctctccactttctgttttgtttttttcctcttttccccatGGCCTCAAATTTTCCAAAAATGGTACATATGCTGACTGGTAAGAGGTAAAAGTCTGAGGTTTTATTTTATACAAATAGGGAAGGAACGATTGAAGCAGATCAAAGGAAGCTGCTCTGAATCTAGCAAGTATTATATTTTTGCTTTTCACAGCAACAAGCAGGTACTTATTACCTTAAAGGCCCATGCAGTAAATCTCTTAGATGCAACCCTCCTGTTGGTAATTGAGGGCAGATTTTAGTAACCGTACAACCCGACCTTCCAGAACCAACACGAAAAAGCTGGAGAGATCGTTGACAAAACACCACAGATGCAAATGTTTACAAGGGTAATTTTGGGCAATGTATTGTTCTAAATTGCTTGACcttacaatgatttattcaaCTTCCAGTAaacctcttccctcctccttcaggaTGGCCAAATGATCCATTTTGGATTTGATACTGCTGAGGTGAAGCACTGCTTGAGGAAGGTTGGTAAAAAGTACAATTTCATCATCAACGATCTGCAGCCCGAAGATGCTGGTGTGTATCAGATCAAAGTGGAGGATGCGGATGTCTTCTCAACTGAGCTGGAAGCAGAAAGTAAGGGCTTAGGCTCTATGGCCAGGATGCTGTGTCCTGAAATCCCAGCCATTAGTTTAAAAACTTTAACTATGAAAACCTAATGTTGTGATCCAGGCATTAGAGTTGCTCCTCACATTATCATtaggaaataaacaaacattctcttttatttctctttccttttagtggttttggttttctcttttttcctgttgGCTTCCTAGAGTTTTATATGCAGTTTATACTATACTTGCATGTACAGTATctgtaatttatatattttataaatgtaaTACAATTGAATACATAATTCTTGTTTATTGATGCAGAGATAACTTGGAAATGTGCACATTTTATGAGGAAACATGCAGGTTTCATGGAATAACATTGAgttcaaagaagcaggaaatggcttgaaaagaaagaattattatttctgcttgcacaaggggGAAGCAAAATTAAAATGGGTCTGGGGGGTTGAAACTACAAAGTGGAAGTCATATGTCATATTAAATTGTACCTGTATGTACAGCTAAATCATGTGCAGGTCGTGAATATATATGCTTAATTGCATAATAGTACATATTCCAAAGACATGGAGATGTCTTATGTACTTACAGTACCTTTGAAAGGCAGATAGCAGTCATGCCACCAAAATgagcaaaagattttttttctcaatgttCCATCTAGGTTTATTTCCTCCAAAAATTAAGAGCTATCCTCCAATCGCAATCTGTTGTGTGTCTATTTACCTTCAATTTTTGTACTGCAGCCATTCCAATGAGTTTCCACTACCCGCTGGGTGAAGTGAGATGCCACGAGCAAGGAAATGCCGTCTTTCAGTGCACTCTCAACGACGCCTGCTTCGATGCTGTGTGGTTGCACAAAAACTGCCCCCTACAGCCAAGTGACAAATACGACATCTCTGTCTCAGAGGATGGCTTGATTCATCGCCTAGTCATCAAAAACACAGAGCTGTCTGACAAAGGGACTTACACTATTGACACAGGAAGCCGCTCTTCAAGTGCCTGGCTTGAGGTTGAACGTGAGTGGCAATCTAATCTTGATCTcttacaatgcaatgcaatgtgatgaaatgaaatgaaatcaactGGTGTAACCTTTTCCCACCTAACAGCAACTAACTGTGCAAAAGATAGGTGAAACATGTCTGTGAGCATGTCTGCCACCTGTCCATGCCCTCAGCGACAACCACCAGCCACTCAAGGTGATCAGTAGCCATCCCCTGAACCTCTTCAAGGCCATCCAACCATTGCTGAGCCTGAGACACAGAAACCCCCCACTCATGCCTGAGTCTCCAGCCCCCAGGGACTACACCAGATGCCTCACCTGGGTCCAGCATGGCATACTGGtgaagaatggcagactctaatcctgagaactgggtttgattccccagtcctctacATGCACccaactgttctcacagaacagttctcttggatctctctcagccccacctaccatacagagtgcctgttgtgggaagaggaaggaaaatgtttttctaagccactttggaactccttgaggtagtgaaaagtggagtataaaaaaacagctcttcttctcgtCTACTAGTTGGCTCCATCTGAGGATATGGTTTGAATCTGTTGCAATGGCTCAGCCATATCCATTTGCTGCAGGGAATATAATGTCTATAGGATGACCAACCCAACCTCCATGGCCCATCTCAAAGTGGTGAGGGGATGAAGATGCACCACGATGCTGGGAGAGAAGATCAAGGCAATGGAGCCTAGGAAAGGTGGTAAAAGGGCATCAGTCAACAGAACCTGGCCATATCATGTGCAGACCCACAGGCATACCCTGCTCCCATGGGCTTCTCCATCCTCATCCATCCAAGCAGACACTGCAATGGCCATGGCTGCTCCATTCCTGATCGCCATTTCCTTCTGGCTTGTAATCATAGGCTGGATGAAAGAGAAGTGGCCAGCCCCCCAGGGGTTACTGAGAAGGGCCAACATGCCTGCAACAGAACCAACATCCTCTTTCCCTGGTGGCTGTAATTGTTTCCATGATCGCCCAGGTGGTGTGTGGAACCACGTCCTTGGTGGCCTCATCACCCAATATCCTAGGGCCTGGCACAGGCCTTTGTCCTGTGTGAGTTGCATACAAGGGGAAGGTAGGGATGAACAGGTGACAAGAGGGGATTCACCTTTCAATTCCCAGGAAGAGCACCATGGGTGTGAGGCTGCATCCATCCCTGATAAGAATGTGATGCTTCAACTCCACCACCTCAACAGGTGACATCATAGCATGGCCTCAGACTGGGGCAGACCTCTACCAACACCTGTTGTTGGTCGAGGGGGGCTCTAAGCCTGGGGCTCTAAGCCATTTGAGCATGCATCCatcttatcttatttatttattcataatttaatttataacccaccactcctgTATAACCTTGTGGCGGCTAATAAAACAAAGACCTAATAACATTCCATAAAACAGAATCAATACAACAAACAAATTGGTGGCAGACTAAAATCCCCTCCCTGCTCACAGAAGAGGTCAAGTGCTTTGGGGGTTGAATAGAGAGCAGTGTAGACCTTATTTGCTCCAAGCACCTCCAAGTAGCCCAAAGCTTAAGGGAGGTCCACTGCTTAAACAAAGACAGTTTTTTCCAGGAACCATGGGCCAGGAGAGAGACACTCTGCCACCATGCACCAGAGAGCATGATAGCCAGGAATTGCAGAGCTTCTTCCGGTGGTAGCAAACACCACACTGGAATGCTGGATCACCAGCCCGTAGATGGGCACTTCCTCTATCACAGTCCAATTAGGTTGTCAGCAGGTGGTCCAAGCACAGCCAGGGGAATACGAAGGTGACACCAGCCACCTTTGGACTCCCTGCTCTCCAGTAAGCAGAGGATGGCTGTAGTCCAGTGGCAGTGTACACACCCACAGAAGGCAGTAAATAACTGGCAAGGCATGTGGATGGCCATACAGGGGAGACCCGGAGTAGCAGTGAGGATATGGCACAGggcctttagaagaagaaaaagagttggttcttatatgccacttttatctaccagaaggagtatcaaagcaacaacagataccctttgaggtgggtgaggctgagagagccctgatattcctgcttggtcagaacacttttatcagtgctgtggcgatcccaaggtcacccagctggctgcatgtgggggagtgcagaatcgaacctggcttgccagattagaagtgcgcactcctaaccactacaccaaattggctctagaCCCCATCCTTGTAACTGCTGACTATGTCTGCCAGAAATGAAACAGCAGAATGCAGCACACAACTAGGCCCACCAACAGATCAAGCCAGCTAAACCTGTTGCCCCTGTTGTCTGCACCTCATGGAGCTCCAGGCTTGTAGAAGCCCTGGGTATCACCAGGCTCTTCGCCATCTGTGCCGTGCTCTACAACACAGatatccagcagcagctgccactacccTTGCAGGGAAGGATCCTGGGTACAGAgataggcccagtggaactgcCTCAGGAGGCCCAGAACATCTTGGATATCACCAAGTGGGAACAGGTTTGGCAATGTATTTGGTGGGAAGAACACTGAGATGGCACTTCCCCCTGGGAATACCCTGACAATGCATGCATATTACAGTGACAGGAGGACAGTGGGTGGGAGTGGAGTCCTGCCCCAGCTAGCCCAACATTACATCCCTCtgtacatcacactgtctgccctCTGTAGGCCTCGTTCTCCCTGCCCCCATATAATACCACCCTCTGGCCTTGCCCCTTAGCAGAGATGGACTATGCATGGCATCAGCCACATTTGCTATTGCACATGGCTCACCTCTGCTCTCAGCCAGGAGAACCTCCTATCTAGCTGTGAGGAATTGAGACCAGTGGCTTAGAGGGGTCAACGGGAAATGGGGTAGCTTGCTGCAGGCAATGGCAGATGACCAAGTCCACAGTTCATTGTTGACTAGACTCTGCAGAGGATTGGAGGGATCTCTGAAGGGTGCTGCAGCCTTCAGCATCCGAGTGCAGTGTTCTCCTCCTGCACCTCACGAGTTCAGCCCTTTGAATGTGTGTCATGGAAATGATGGACCTAATGGGGAGCACCAGCCATTCCCAGACCATCTTGCAAGCCATGGGCTCTCTGGCAGCTGGCTTCCTCATTGTGCCTGTCTGCCAACTGACAGAACCCTGAACcccagctgcaggggggggggcaaggctgaGTGTGGCTGCAAACCCTGAGCATGACAGGATGGGGCTcctgggggggggttggcatcAGGGCTCAGcataggggggggggtggcgcttGTCTTGCTCTGTGATGGGGAAGGGGTTCCATTGCATGGCTGATGCACCAGGCTTCTCCTGCTGCTGGATGAGGGGCTGCTGTCTTGGCTGGTCCAGTTGGCATGCCTGCTGAAAAGTTAAGGATGAATATTTGCAATAGTATGGGAGACTCTCTGTGATGGGAATCACATCCTTAGGCATCTGCTGGCCCTCTGTGGTTGTTCCCTGCACACTCTGTCAGTGGTATGTGCCTTTGTATGGTGCATGCATTTCCCATGTATGTTTCAGCTGCCACCATGAAGCGAGATGTAAAGTTCTACAGTCACACAGTCACACATAACTTAGTATCTGGCCTGCTTGTGCCTAACCCAAAGCTTATATGGATGCAGCACCAggcaagagtgggggggggaagggatcaaTAGACGCGGGTCATGCTGCCCATCATCCTCCTTGTATGTGGGGCTTGGCTCAGCCTGAACTCAATGGGCTCCTATGGGCTATCTAGAGGCCTTTTGCAGGCATAGCTCTGTGTTATTCCAAGGCTGGGGTGGCTTCAAGGACCAGCTAACACCTGCCATGCCCCCTGACGTGCCCCTTTCCCTGCTGGTGCAGTGTTTTACCCCCAGGTGGAGGCCCACGGCATTGCAGCAGTCTCATCCAGCCTCAACAGAGTGCTATTGGGTTGCTCTAATAATGTATCTTTGATATGCACTGGCTTAGTGGCTGGATGAGTTCCCTGCACACCTTTGGCCCCTCCATTTAGGGTTGTGCTGTAAAATTATGAAGTAACTGGACATAGGAGGTGGTTCTTTAAATAGAGGACAGACACTGACTAGATCCTATCTTTCCTCCAAATTATTGTTTTATCCAGCATGACTTCCTGTTATATCTGATGGAAACTGCAGTTTTTGCATCCTCCTGAACTGAATCAGACctcctgttttaatgttttattaatttattaatgttaattttattattttattaatgtagTTCTCATTCCATTCTTGCACTAAAGCGCATGTTGCCCCATTTTGCTTTGTATAAATTGTCTTGAtgcagctgccaaaggaaagagaaaacagaCTGAAGGAGACAGTGATAAGGCTGGATGGAAGGGCAAGCTTCTAGAAGATGGTGCTAAAAAACTTCGTCAAGGAGAAGGGCATGAAGACCAAGATTCCCTTTCAGGCTTCAGCATGGGCAAAGATGGCCTGTATAGAGATGGCAGTGGAGAAGTTCATGGTTCTTTGAGAAAAGATGGAAGAGAAATGAATATGGGACAATTTTCTGGAGCAAGAGGAGATATGATAGAGGGGACTGAGTCTTCTAGATTTGCAGGGTATAGTAGTGGACTTATGGGACTGGATCAGAACACCATGCTTGATGGAAGTGGTGTTAGTGGAGGTGCAGGTGGTTTGGCTGGCATGGGAGCATTTAATGGAAAGGATATGCTGGGTGGTATATCTTCTGATGCAGGATCTGGAAGTGTAGGTGGACTACATGTTGTACAGGGAAAAGATTCTATGCTGAATGGAGATGGTATTGGTGGTCTGAGGGCTGGAACAGGAGAGCTAGAAAGGTTTTATGACAAGAAGGGAGTAGTTGGTGGGTCTGGTGGACCTACAGCTATGCTTGGTGATGCTGGAAGTATGGATGGTATGCAAGGTGGTGGTATGGGCTGGGCTGGAAGTGGAGGCTCAGCAACCAAAGGTGGACTCTACGGAGAAATTGGTATGCTAAATGGGGTTGGTATCATCAAGGATAGTCCAGGAAATGGAATGTATGGCAGAGATAGTACACTAGATGGTGCTAGTGCTGGTAGGTTTGGAGCTGGGCATGAGGGTGTAGGAGGACATTATGGAAAAGATAAGTTAGTTGTAGCAGGTGCTGGTGGGTCTGGAGGTTCTGGGGATGCTGGAGGACTCCATGGCAAGGATGGTGCATTCACAGCATTAGGAAGTGGTGGACCAGGATCTGCTGGTGGCATTCTTGGATTATCTGGCAAAGACTGTATGCTAGCTGGAGCAAGTGGTGGTGGACTTGGTGGTGTTGGAGGCatgggtggattctatggtaaAGATGGTCTACTAGCTGGTGCACATGCAGGAGGAAGTGATGGAGGCATAGGTGGATTCTATAATAAAGATGGTATGCTAGTTGGAATAGGGTCTGGAGGACCTGGTAGTGCTGGAAGCATGGGGGGATTGTATGCCAGGGAAGGCATGCCAGTTGGAGCAGGTAGTGGTGGAGCAGGTGATGCTTGGGAAACAGGAGGAGTCTATGGTAGGGAGGGTTCAGTAGCTCATTTAGGCAGTGGAGCATCTGGTGGTGATGGGAGCTTAGGCAGACTCTATGATAAAGTTGGTATGCCAATAGGAACAGGTGCTACAGGACCTGGTAGTCCTGGGGCCACAGGAGGAGGCTATGGTAAGAATGGTATACTAGCTGGAGCAGGCACTGGCAGTGATGGGGGTGTAAGTGGACAGTATGGCAAGGAAGGTATGCTtgctggaggaggaggtagaggtCCTGGTAGTGCTGGAGGCATAGGTGCTTTCTGTGGCAAAGATGGTATGCTAGCTGGAGCAGATGCTGGTggacttggtggtggtggtggaggtacaggtgggctgtatggcaaaGAAGGTATATTATCTGGAATAGGTGCTGGTGGACCTGGAGGTGCTGGAGGAGTAGGAGGACTGTATGGCAAAGATGGTATATTATCTGGAGCAGGTGTTGGTGGACTTGGTGTTAAAGGAGGCATAGGTGGGATCTATGGCAAAGATGGTATACTAGCTGGAGCAAATTCTGGTGGACCTGGAGGTGCCGGAGGCttaggtggactgtatggcaaagATGGTATGCTAGCTGGAATAGGTGCCAGTGGACCTGGAGGTGCTGGAGGCATAGGTGGGGTCTATGGCAAAGATGGTATGCTAGCTGGAGTAGGTACTGGTGGACCTGGAGGTGCTGGAGGCATAGGTGGGGCCTATGGCAAAGATGGTATGCTAGCTGGAGTAGGTACTGGTGGACCTGGAGGTGCTGGAGGCATAGGTGGGGCCTATGGCAAAGATGGTATGCTAGCTGGAGTAGGTACTGGTGGACCTGGAGGTGCTGGAGGCATAGGTGGGGCCTATGGCAAAGATGGTATGCTAGCTGGAGTAGGTACTGGTGGACCTGGAGGTGCTGGAGGCATAGGTGGAGTCTATGGTAAAGATGGTATGCTAGCTGGAGCATATGCTGGTGGACCAGGAGGTGCTGGAGGCATAGGTGGGGTCTATGGTAAAGATGGTATGCTAGCTGGAGCATATGCTGGTGGACCAGGAGGTGCTGGAGGCATAGGTGGGGTCTATGGCAAAGATGGTATGCTAGCTGGAGCATATGCTGGTGGACCAGGAGATGCTAGAGGTGTAGGTGGGCTTTATGGAAAAGATGGTATGCTAACTGGAGTAGGTGCTGATGGACCTGGAGGTGCTGGAGGTGTAGGGGGGCTATATGGCAAAGATGGTTTGCTAGCTGGAGCAGGTGCCAGTGGACCTGGTGGTACTGGAGGCATAGCTGGTCTCTATGGGAAGGATAGTATGCTAGTAGGAGGTGGAATTGATGGACCTGGAGGTTCTGGAGGGATCGCTGGAGTCTATGGCAAGCATACTGTACTAGCTGGAGTAGGAGGTGGTGGACCTGGTGGTGCTGGAGGTATAGGTGAATTGTATGGCAAGGAAGGCATGTTAGCCAGTCCTGGTGGATCTAGTGGTACTGGAGGCATCGGCAGAGTCTGTGGTCAAGATAGTGCGATAGTGGGAGTAGGAGCTGGTGGAACTGTTATTGCTGAAGGCTtagctggactctatggcaaaGATGGTATGCCAGTGGGAGTAGGCGCTGGTGGCGTTCCTGGTGCTGGAGGTGTAGCTGGGTTGTATGGGAAAGATGGTATGCTAGCTGCAGTAGGTGCTGGTGGAGTTGCTGGTGCTGGAGGCAtagctggactctatggcaaaGATGGTATGCTAGCTGGAACAGCTGCTGATGGACCTAGTGGTGCTGGAGGCATAGCTGGACTTTATGGCAAAGATGGTGTGTCAGCCAGAACAGGTGGACCTGGTGTTGCTGAAGGTATAGCTAGAGTGTATGGCAAAGATGGGGTGCTTGCTGGAacaggtgccaatggactcagtGGTAGTGGAGGTGTTGCTGGGCTGTATGGGAAGGATGGCATGCTTGCTGGAGCAGGTGCAGAGGGATCTGGTGGTGTTGGAGGCATACCTGGTCTCTGTGGCCAGGATGGTATATTAGCTGGAACAGGCATCAGAGGACCTGGTGGCATAACTGGGCTATATGGA
The nucleotide sequence above comes from Paroedura picta isolate Pp20150507F chromosome 4, Ppicta_v3.0, whole genome shotgun sequence. Encoded proteins:
- the IGFN1 gene encoding immunoglobulin-like and fibronectin type III domain-containing protein 1 isoform X4, whose amino-acid sequence is MAGQRGVKSVKKSSVPGVTITQFVEDIPKGCSTPDFERKPITLTLQEGKNAIFRAVVKGEPKPEVVWKRNSKDIDDPQKYQLNFNPATNECILQINKITSDDADLYRCTAVNEYGEATCTAGLKIIQVGFKKKTKEAPSAQQGDLKKQIQDFRKTLKKRAPSALPKKKMDMEQIWQLLLNADKKDYEKICLKYGVVDFRGMLRRLQEMKKEREDKQAQDGQMIHFGFDTAEVKHCLRKVGKKYNFIINDLQPEDAGVYQIKVEDADVFSTELEAETIPMSFHYPLGEVRCHEQGNAVFQCTLNDACFDAVWLHKNCPLQPSDKYDISVSEDGLIHRLVIKNTELSDKGTYTIDTGSRSSSAWLEVEPAKGKRKQTEGDSDKAGWKGKLLEDGAKKLRQGEGHEDQDSLSGFSMGKDGLYRDGSGEVHGSLRKDGREMNMGQFSGARGDMIEGTESSRFAGYSSGLMGLDQNTMLDGSGVSGGAGGLAGMGAFNGKDMLGGISSDAGSGSVGGLHVVQGKDSMLNGDGIGGLRAGTGELERFYDKKGVVGGSGGPTAMLGDAGSMDGMQGGGMGWAGSGGSATKGGLYGEIGMLNGVGIIKDSPGNGMYGRDSTLDGASAGRFGAGHEGVGGHYGKDKLVVAGAGGSGGSGDAGGLHGKDGAFTALGSGGPGSAGGILGLSGKDCMLAGASGGGLGGVGGMGGFYGKDGLLAGAHAGGSDGGIGGFYNKDGMLVGIGSGGPGSAGSMGGLYAREGMPVGAGSGGAGDAWETGGVYGREGSVAHLGSGASGGDGSLGRLYDKVGMPIGTGATGPGSPGATGGGYGKNGILAGAGTGSDGGVSGQYGKEGMLAGGGGRGPGSAGGIGAFCGKDGMLAGADAGGLGGGGGGTGGLYGKEGILSGIGAGGPGGAGGVGGLYGKDGILSGAGVGGLGVKGGIGGIYGKDGILAGANSGGPGGAGGLGGLYGKDGMLAGIGASGPGGAGGIGGVYGKDGMLAGVGTGGPGGAGGIGGAYGKDGMLAGVGTGGPGGAGGIGGAYGKDGMLAGVGTGGPGGAGGIGGAYGKDGMLAGVGTGGPGGAGGIGGVYGKDGMLAGAYAGGPGGAGGIGGVYGKDGMLAGAYAGGPGGAGGIGGVYGKDGMLAGAYAGGPGDARGVGGLYGKDGMLTGVGADGPGGAGGVGGLYGKDGLLAGAGASGPGGTGGIAGLYGKDSMLVGGGIDGPGGSGGIAGVYGKHTVLAGVGGGGPGGAGGIGELYGKEGMLASPGGSSGTGGIGRVCGQDSAIVGVGAGGTVIAEGLAGLYGKDGMPVGVGAGGVPGAGGVAGLYGKDGMLAAVGAGGVAGAGGIAGLYGKDGMLAGTAADGPSGAGGIAGLYGKDGVSARTGGPGVAEGIARVYGKDGVLAGTGANGLSGSGGVAGLYGKDGMLAGAGAEGSGGVGGIPGLCGQDGILAGTGIRGPGGITGLYGKDGMLSGTGTGGLSGSGDIAGLYGKDGIPTGSGACGPGGAGGIGGLHGKDGMLAGAGASGLGGSGGIGGLSGAGAGIHGKDDILAGAGRLYEKDGRPARAGVAWLSEGVIGGPYDRDGRIGGRGSGDRGIDGSLSGVPGEEFLNYDQLSGFYDGGVQAGDRRRQLSVTDASGLISADILRTRDRKGRGGILLEEEMREPHCRFTQGLFDVHAQKGKSAVFSCSLNNDQLEGSWYKDGFKVTGLEGFSVKKEGAVHKLIIDDVQESHSGKYKFETEGIQTEASLFVEDPPNVDAAVLEKLKNEPVVVKAGKNAMVKIPFEGKKPIRATWLKDDGEILDDARIHIDHSDNFTRLSISSTNRKDCGDYKVKLKNDSGSLEASLKLVVIDKPQAPVGPVEVVDTSTSGITIQWKPPKDDGGKPVQKYIIERQQVGRKTWLTLGETNGSSTVFTTNKVEHDKSYVFKVKAVSAEGTSEALESEEVMAATKVFPAPPAPPKIVSANKGAITLSWTPPHKTGNSRITGYVVEKCKKGSNTWTPVSDLPITDKKYTVSDLKEGLQYEFRVAAINAAGVGEASAPSEAVFARDPMKPPGPVRDLKVVNTDYTSISLSWKKSESEEESQAKGYIVEMRHSDVLKWTQCNALPIAAVNYTVRGIKPKEMYFLRVRAVNDGGSSDPVELDTCIQAVPPSVHPKLLINDTVKSFMTVKAGNTIRVRIPFEASPTPEAIWLKDGLSLPHKATTATREGLTQVLVPAAEYSDSGLYTVTLQTESGKKETFSFLVQVIDVPESPGPIQLVENVPDTVTLVWEPSPTEKRENTLHYMVMKRDASKGSWELVSDLIYTNKCTVSNFVPGREYFFRVLAKNCMGISDPSETVQPWSIHKAKGKFEVRLPRYKEVNQRQPPRFLVPLKPHIVTLGFDCHMSCAVTGYPVPQVTWYKNGKNLSQDPSFFIKNDFGVCSLVIPGVTPSDEGEYRVVANNSLGQAVSKAFVTLKDLHSQLYDNAFVKDGHSK